From the Phaseolus vulgaris chloroplast, complete genome genome, the window CCTTAAGGAAGAGATAAATAATTGTAGAGAAAATAGAATCTCCACGACGACACCAAAACCTTCTAATATTATTTGAGAATCAAAATTATAGTTATAACCCCCAAAAGTCTTTTTGTTAGAATCGTTAGCAAAAAGAATGAAATTAGTCTGTTGATACATTCGAGTACTTAAACGTTTTACAATTAGTAAACTAAATTTATTGTTATAATCTATATTTTCTATAAAAAAGGACTCATGACCATAAGCTAGTCCATAAATAGATTCCCGAAAAAAAAGTGGGTATAGGATATCCTGGTATCGAGATCTACGGAGTTCTAAATATGCTTGATATTTCTCCATTAAACATTCAAAAAGTCTATTTGGTCAAATAAAGAATCAGAGATTCATTGGATTATCAAATGATACATAGTGCGATATGGTCAAAACAGAGAATTCTAGGTATATATACCTAGAAAACAAGTCAAACCCATGAACGGACTCTCTCTAATCGATTTTTCACCTAATTTTTTTATCTAGGATAACGAGCTAATTAAGAATCCTTTATTTTTTTTTTACCTAATCGCTCTTTTGATTTTGGAAAAAAGATATTTATCAATATACTCTTTCTTTTACACATTTATCGCTATCCCAAAATACCAATAATGGAAACTAGCTATATAGTTAGGACTCATAAAAAAAATAACCCATTCACCAGAAAAGCTTTTCCCACATCAAGCACTAACCTCTTTTTAACGTACAATTAGATGGGGTAATGATCCAAATAAAAAATAAATGAAAGCTCGATGCTTTTTGTTTCCCTATTAGAATTAGAACCACGAAGTTCTATCCCTTTATTAATGAAACCCAACTTAATTTTTTTTTTAGGAGCCAAAAATTCAAACAAAAATGTGAGCTGGATCCTATAAGAATGAAATATTTTTAAAATTCTTCATTGATACGACATGCTACTTTTTCCAGTCATTCCTTTCTGGATCAGTCGTGGTTTTACAAGCTCTACCAATAGTATCGACGAACCGATTTCTTCATAGAAATGTGTAAAAAATAGAGTCGCTCTTAAAAGCCGAGTACTCTACCATTGAGTTAGCAACCCCAATACAATTTAAAAAAGAAGGTGGATGTTTATACCCAATCGCAATCAAAAAAATAAAATTACAAAATGGAATTGTCTCAAAAACTAAAAAATGCTATACCACCTATTTATATACTATGGTTATCCATTATATAATAATATAGAAGACTCTCTATATTCGTATATATAGATCTATTCTTTTCGTATATATTTCGTATATATATATATTCATGTTTACCTTTGAATTCACTTACTGATTAATCAATCAAGTTTTTCTTGTTTTTATCGCAGAAACAAAACTAATGAACCTACAATTTGATGAAGTAATAACGCCTATTTCACGTAAGTAATTTGATCAATTTATTCACGATCGGATTATATTTATTTGATACACTGTTGTCAATATTAGTATTGAAAAGTATTGAAAAAAAAATACAACATAATACTAATAATCTTATTAATTCGATTCTTTAGTATTATGTTATAATTAGTTCTAAGAAAAATTATGGAAATATATATATATTTTTTTATTCTAAAATGATATTCTAAACTAAAAAAATGTATAAAATTATAGAAATATAGAAATCAATAGGAAAATCAAAATTGAATATAGAATATTGAATATAGAATCAATTTCATATAGAAATGGAACAGCCTCCCTATTATGTAAAATTCACATCGAAAACCGAAATAGCCGGTTTCCCTTATAAATTGTAATAAATTTTTTCGTAAAATCTCGTCTACTTAATTACGCTTCTATTCCAATACGAAACATATAAATATATTGAATAATGAAGTATCTTTGTATTCAGCTCAATCCTTCTTTTAGGAAAAGATTGTGCCGAGTTTAATTGCAATTAATCCAAAGTATCCATTGCTTCGAATTCAAATTTGATCTCCTTCCATACTTCGCAAGCAGCAGCTAATTCAGGACTCCATTTGCTAGCCTCACGGATAATTTCATTACCTTCACGAGCAAGATCACGTCCTTCATTTCGAGCCTGCACACATGCTTCAAGAGCTACTCGATTAGCTACAGCACCTGGTGCATTTCCCCAAGGGTGTCCTAAAGTTCCTCCGCCAAATTGAAGTACGGAGTCATCTCCAAAGATTTCGGTCAGAGCAGGCATATGCCAAACGTGAATACCTCCCGAAGCAACCGGCAGAACACCTGGTAGAGAAACCCAATCCTGAGTGAAATAAATACCACGACTTCGATCTTTTTCAATAAAATCATCACGCAATAAGTCAACAAAACCTAAAGTGATTTCTCTTTCCCCTTCAAGTTTACCTACTACGGTACCGGAGTGAACATGATCTCCACCAGACAAACGTAATGCTTTAGCTAGGACACGAAAGTGCATACCATGATTCTTTTGTCTGTCGATAACTGCATGCATTGCACGATGTATATGAAGAAGTAGACCATTATCCCGGCAATAATGAGCCAAGCTAGTATTTGCAGTGAATCCCCCTGTTAAATAATCATGCATTACGATAGGAACGCCTAATTCTCTGGCAAATACAGCTCTTTTTATCATTTCTTCACATGTACCCGCAGTTGCATTCAAGTAATGCCCTTTGATTTCACCTGTTTCAGCCTGTGCTTTATAAATCGCTTCAGCACAAAATAAGAAACGGTCTCTCCAACGCATAAATGGTTGGGAATTCACATTTTCATCATCTTTGGTAAAATCAAGTCCTCCACGAAGACATTCATAAACTGCTCTACCATAATTCTTAGCGGATAACCCCAATTTAGGTTTAATAGTACATCCTAATAGGGGACGACCATACTTGTTCAATTTATCTCTCTCAACTTGGATGCCATGAGGCGGACCTTGGAAAGTTTTAATATAAGCGGTTGGGATTCGCAAATCCTCCAGACGTAGAGCACGCAGTGCCTTGAACCCAAATACATTACCGACAATAGAAGTAAACATGTTAGTAACAGAACCTTCTTCAAAAAGGTCTAAGGGATAAGCTACGTAAGCAATAAATTGATTTTCTTCCCCAGCAACAGGTTCGATGTGATAGCATCGTCCTTTGTAACGATCAAGACTGGTAAGCCCATCGGTCCACACAGTTGTCCATGTACCAGTAGAAGATTCAGCGGCTACCGCGGCACCTGCTTCTTCAGGTGGAACTCCAGGTTGAGGAGTTACTCGGAATGCTGCCAAGATATCAGTATCTTTGGTTTCATAGTCAGGAGTATAATAAGTCAATTTATAATCTTTAACACCAGCTTTGAACCCAACACTTGCTTTAGTCTCTGTTTGTGGTGACATAAATCCCTCCCTACAACTCATGAATTAAGAATTCTTGAAACAATAAGGTCTACTCGATATGACTTAGGAGTTAATGAAATCTTTTATAAAAATAAACTCATATTATCAATTCATCCCAAAGGTTCGTTATTATTAAATTAAACGATGGTATTTGATTTGTCAAATACATCATTATTGTATACTCTTTTCTCTGTATGGCGCAACCCAATCTTTGTTTCTTTTCAAATAGGAATCTCCTATTTTTGAATTACGGAATCGAAAGATCTAATCTAAAGAATAAAAAAAATTTACTCTTAATCTTGACAGTGATATATGTTGTATATGTAAATCCTAGATGTAAAAATAGGCAGCTTTCCCCCCCAGAAAAGAAAAAAAGAGGTCAAAAAAAATAGGGTAAGTCTAAAAAATTGTCTACTGAGGAAATACGAAAGCCAATGATAAAAAAAAAATGAATTATAAATTAAGGTACAGGTTCGAATTCCATAGAGAATATAGATGATATTATCTAGAATGCTAGAAAAAAAGAAAAGACTTTCGAAAGATTTTATCCAATTGAAATTTTGAAAATAACTGGAATAAGATTAAGAATTCAATCATTGAAAGTGAATAAGTAAGTAAACATTTAAAGGGGATTGGTTGAATAGTACCAAAAAATGGAGTACTAATTCCCATTTCTTATTTATTATTGAATTAACCGATAAATTTGCTTTATTTTCGAACATTTCTTTTTGATTTCAAAACTTTTTCGAAAAAAAAATTGGCTTTTGATATGGGAATCAATCCTACTACTTCCGGTCCTGAAGTTTCTTCGCGTGAAAAAAAAAATCTGGGACATATTGTCCAAATAATCGGTCCGGTACTAGATGTAGCCTTTCCCCCGGGGAAGATGCCTAATATTTACAACGCTCTGGTAGTTAAGGGTCGAGATACTGTTGGTCAACAAATTAATGTGACTTGTGAAGTACAGCAATTATTAGGAAATAATCGAGTTAGAGCTGTAGCTATGAGTGCAACAGATGGTCTAATGAGAGGAATGGAAGTTATTGACACAGGAACTCCCCTAAGTGTTCCAGTAGGCGGAGCAACTCTAGGACGAATTTTCAACGTGCTTGGAGAGCCGATTGATAATTTAGGTCCTGTAGATACTCGTACAACATCTCCCATTCATAGATCTGCGCCTACCTTTATACAATTAGATACAAAATTATCTATTTTTGAAACAGGAATAAAAGTAGTAGATCTTTTAGCTCCTTATCGTCGTGGAGGAAAAATTGGACTTTTCGGTGGAGCTGGAGTAGGTAAAACAGTACTTATTATGGAATTGATCAATAACATTGCCAAAGCTCATGGAGGTGTATCTGTATTTGGCGGCGTAGGTGAGCGTACTCGTGAGGGAAATGATCTTTATATGGAAATGAAAGAATCTGGAGTAATTAATGAACAAAATATTGCAGAATCAAAAGTAGCTCTAGTATATGGTCAAATGAATGAACCGCCCGGAGCTCGTATGAGAGTTGGTTTAACTGCCCTAACTATGGCGGAATATTTTCGAGATGTCAATGAACAAGATGTACTTTTATTTATCGACAATATCTTCCGCTTCGTACAAGCAGGATCTGAAGTATCTGCTTTATTGGGTCGAATGCCCTCTGCTGTGGGTTATCAACCCACTCTTAGTACTGAAATGGGTTCTTTACAAGAAAGAATCACTTCTACCAAAGAAGGGTCCATAACTTCTATTCAAGCAGTTTATGTACCTGCAGACGATTTAACTGACCCTGCCCCTGCTACGACATTTGCACATTTAGATGCTACTACTGTACTATCAAGAGGATTAGCCGCTAAAGGTATCTATCCAGCAGTAGATCCTTTAGATTCAACCTCAACTATGCTCCAACCTCGAATCGTTGGTGAAGAACATTATGAGACTGCGCAACGAGTGAAACAAACTTTACAACGTTACAAAGAACTTCAAGACATTATAGCTATCCTTGGCTTGGACGAATTATCCGAAGAAGATCGCTTAACCGTAGCAAGAGCACGAAAAATTGAGCGTTTCTTATCACAACCTTTTTTCGTAGCAGAAGTTTTTACTGGTTCGGCTGGGAAATATGTTGGTCTAGTAGAAACAATTAGAGGGTTTAATTTGATTCTTTCTGGAGAATTAGACAGTCTTCCTGAACAAGCCTTTTATTTGGTAGGTAATATCGATGAAGCTACTGCGAAGGCTACGAACTTAGAAATGGAGAGCAATTTGAAGAAATGACTTTAAATCTTTGTGTACTGACCCCCAATCGAATTGTTTGGGATTCAGAAGTGAAGGAAATCATTTTACCTACTAATAGCGGACAAATTGGAGTATTACCTAATCATGCGCCTATTGCCTCAGCTGTTGATATAGGTATTTTGAGAATACGTCTTAAAGATCAATGGTTAACAATGGCTCTGATGGGGGGGTTTGCTAGAATAAACAATAATGAGATAACTGTTTTAGTAAATGATGCGGAAAAGGGGAGTGACATTGATCCACAAGAAGCACAGCAAACTCTTGAAATAGCAGAAACTAATTTGAATCAGGCTGAAGGCAAGAGACAAACAATTGAGGCAAATCTAACTCTTAGACGAGCTAGAACACGAGTAGAGGCTATCAATGTTATTTCATAACAAGTTGATGCGTCCAAATATCCGAAAACAAAAAAAAGAAAAAAGAAACAGTTAGAAAAAAAGAAAAAAGTAAGTAGAAAAACTTATTAGATACCACAGTCAAAGGTATCTAATAAGTTCTAACTATACCTACTATTGGATTTGAACCAATGACTCCCGCCGTATGAAAGCAATACTCTAACCACTGAGTTAAGTAGGTAATTGACGACTCCCCCTAAAGAAGAGTACTCATCTATCAGATCAATTGATTATAAATGTAATATTACTTATAAGCAATACCAACGCCCATTCAAGGAATTCGATCATGTAATATTCATCTTGACAAGCAATTATCTTCATACTATGATAAAATATGTATAAAAAGCACAAGGGCTGTAGCTCAGTTAGGTAGAGCACCTCGTTTACACGAGCGCCAATGTTTTTTTCAGAGGAGTTCATCTTGTAATCAAAAAAGTTTATCTTATATCTTATAGTAAGAAATCGGTGTCTTACTCCATTTTAAGGAACAAAACAAGAGAACACTAGCCTGACAAAGGGTTTAGCCATAAAATCGAATCCATAATTGATTTGAGATATTGATAAGGTGAATACCCATTTCTCGTCAATGCTAAACGTAAAGGGTATAACGACCTAAAAAAGATTATCTTTTCTTCCTATCTTATGAACTTTAAGGTGTATGAAGTGTCATTTCTTATCTTCTATTTTCATTTTAGTAGGTGGATAAAGAGTCCATTTAACTTAAGTTGATCTAGGCCAGAAGCAGACCTACGTCAAGATAATCCTTCTTTGAAACACTTTGGTAGTGCTCTTTGATTGTTATACAAATAAAAAAGAAGAGCATAGGGAATCATCTCTTTATTCTTTACTGTCAAGAAAAAAGATGGTGGACTAACTAATATTTTGATCAGTTAATGAAAAAGCTCAATGCAAAAAAAATGCACGTTGGGTTTTGAAAACAATTGAAATCATTGAGATAATAATGAGTTTTAGCTGTTTTACCGAGAAGGTCTACGGTTCGAGTCCGTATAGCCCTAATATTCCTACAGATACTAATAATATTCAGAATATTGAGGATCAAATCTATATCATTACTAAGACTATTCCTAAAAAATAAAAACAATTTTTAAATTTATATCCGAACATATTCATATTCGATAGAATAATCTTAATATTAGTATATTAAGCTAGTCTAAAAAAATGGAGACTTTAGACTAAAAATTAAAAGGAATTCGGTATATTTTCTACATTCAGAGGAGTACTTTTATGTTTCTTCTTTACGAATATGATATTTTTTGGGCATTTCTAATAATATCAAGTTTGATTCCTATTTTAGCATTTCTAATTTCTGGAATTTTAGCCCCCATTAGCAAGGGACCTGAAAAACTTTCTAGTTATGAATCCGGAATAGAACCAATAGGCGATGCTTGGTTACAATTTCGAATCCGTTATTATATGTTTGCTCTCATTTTTGTTGTTTTTGATGTTGAAACGGTTTTTCTTTATCCATGGGCAATGAGTTTCGATGTATTAGGGGTATCCGTATTTTTAGAAGCTTTCTTATTCGTGCTTATCCTAATTGTTGGTTCAGTTTATGCATGGCGAAAGGGGGCATTAGAATGGTCTTAATTCTTGATTATTTAGACAATTAGAAAAAAATATTGAAACAATTATGAATTCCATTGAGTTTCCCTTACTTGATCAAACAACCCAAAATTCAGTTATTTCAACTACATTAAATGATTTTTCAAATTGGTCAAGATTATCCAGTTTATGGCCGCTTCTTTATGGTACCAGTTGTTGCTTCATTGAATTTGCTTCATTAATAGGATCACGATTCGATTTTGATCGTTATGGACTAGTACCACGATCGAGTCCTAGGCAGGCGGACCTCA encodes:
- the rbcL gene encoding ribulose-1,5-bisphosphate carboxylase/oxygenase large subunit, translated to MSPQTETKASVGFKAGVKDYKLTYYTPDYETKDTDILAAFRVTPQPGVPPEEAGAAVAAESSTGTWTTVWTDGLTSLDRYKGRCYHIEPVAGEENQFIAYVAYPLDLFEEGSVTNMFTSIVGNVFGFKALRALRLEDLRIPTAYIKTFQGPPHGIQVERDKLNKYGRPLLGCTIKPKLGLSAKNYGRAVYECLRGGLDFTKDDENVNSQPFMRWRDRFLFCAEAIYKAQAETGEIKGHYLNATAGTCEEMIKRAVFARELGVPIVMHDYLTGGFTANTSLAHYCRDNGLLLHIHRAMHAVIDRQKNHGMHFRVLAKALRLSGGDHVHSGTVVGKLEGEREITLGFVDLLRDDFIEKDRSRGIYFTQDWVSLPGVLPVASGGIHVWHMPALTEIFGDDSVLQFGGGTLGHPWGNAPGAVANRVALEACVQARNEGRDLAREGNEIIREASKWSPELAAACEVWKEIKFEFEAMDTLD
- the atpB gene encoding ATP synthase CF1 beta subunit; translation: MGINPTTSGPEVSSREKKNLGHIVQIIGPVLDVAFPPGKMPNIYNALVVKGRDTVGQQINVTCEVQQLLGNNRVRAVAMSATDGLMRGMEVIDTGTPLSVPVGGATLGRIFNVLGEPIDNLGPVDTRTTSPIHRSAPTFIQLDTKLSIFETGIKVVDLLAPYRRGGKIGLFGGAGVGKTVLIMELINNIAKAHGGVSVFGGVGERTREGNDLYMEMKESGVINEQNIAESKVALVYGQMNEPPGARMRVGLTALTMAEYFRDVNEQDVLLFIDNIFRFVQAGSEVSALLGRMPSAVGYQPTLSTEMGSLQERITSTKEGSITSIQAVYVPADDLTDPAPATTFAHLDATTVLSRGLAAKGIYPAVDPLDSTSTMLQPRIVGEEHYETAQRVKQTLQRYKELQDIIAILGLDELSEEDRLTVARARKIERFLSQPFFVAEVFTGSAGKYVGLVETIRGFNLILSGELDSLPEQAFYLVGNIDEATAKATNLEMESNLKK
- the atpE gene encoding ATP synthase CF1 epsilon subunit; amino-acid sequence: MTLNLCVLTPNRIVWDSEVKEIILPTNSGQIGVLPNHAPIASAVDIGILRIRLKDQWLTMALMGGFARINNNEITVLVNDAEKGSDIDPQEAQQTLEIAETNLNQAEGKRQTIEANLTLRRARTRVEAINVIS
- the ndhC gene encoding NADH dehydrogenase subunit 3 produces the protein MFLLYEYDIFWAFLIISSLIPILAFLISGILAPISKGPEKLSSYESGIEPIGDAWLQFRIRYYMFALIFVVFDVETVFLYPWAMSFDVLGVSVFLEAFLFVLILIVGSVYAWRKGALEWS